The DNA sequence CGCCGGCCGGCGGCACCTGTCGGTCGGCGCGGGCCAGGAACTCGCGGTAGTCGCGGTAGTACAGGGCGTCCTCGTACAGCGAATTGGTGGCGTGGATGGCGGTGTTGAGGTTGGCCCGGGCGGCCTGGAGCGCGATCATCGCGGTGGCGGCGGCGGCCAGCGGGATCATGCCGACCAGGAGCAGACCGCCGAGTACGGCGTAGACGACGAAGGTGGCGGTGCCGCTGAACGCGCCGCCGACGACCCGGGTGCCGGTCTGTGCCCGGACCAGTCGCAGCTGGGCCCGGGTCTCGGTGGTCATCGTGCGGTGGTACTCGCCGAGCAGGAAGTCCCGCATCTGGTAGGTGCGGATCTCCGCAGCGGTGTGCCGGTTCGCCATCAGGTGGGCCAGCATCCACATCCGCCGTCGGCGGGTGATCCGGGCCAGCAGCGCGAGGTATTCGCGGCGGGCGATCCGGATGGCGGTGACGGCGGCCGGTACGGCGGCCAGCAGCAGGCACGGCAGCAGCAGCGGTTCGATGACGGTGACCGCGGCGGCGGTGGCGGCCACTCCGACGACTCCGGTGGTGAGGTTCACCGCGTCGTCGACGATGGACGCCGCTTCGACGGTGCCCCGGTCGCGGGCCCGGTCCATCTCCTCGGCGAAGCCGGCGTCGTCGAACGCGGCCAGCTCCACCGACGTCGTGGCCTCGAACAGCCGCAGCTCGGCCCGGTAGGTGACCTGCGGGGCCAGCCGGGCCTGGGCCCAGCCGGCGGCGATGGTCAGCCCGCCCCGGGCCACCACGGCGAGCGCGGCGACGGTGAGCGCCGGGGCGGCCGCGCGGATCCGGTCCGGCGTCGGCCCGGAGGCGAACAGTTCCCGCAGTACGCTGCTGGTGGCCAGCAGTCCGAAGGTGGTCATCACGCCGGCCACGATGTTCAGCCCGATCGCGGCGACCGTGTCGCGTGGGCTCACCGACCAGGCCAGCCGGACCGCCTCGGCGAGGATCCCGGGCAGTCGGCGGGCGACCGTCCAGAAGCTGGTCTCGGCGAAGGCGCGGGCGTGGTGCATCCAGTCCGCGTCGGCGAGTTCGGGCAGCGCCTCGCCGCTGTCGGGTGAGTCGGTCGGTGGTCGCGTGGCAGCGGAAGCCTTTTGTCGAATAGGCCACATACGTCCGAATCCTTGTCGTCGGCCTGCCGCAGGGGCGGACGGAACGTAGCGTGGAGGCTACTGAAGGATATGTGGTCGGTGATGCCGGTGAGTGTCGTACCGGATATCCATGGCAAACTTTCAATGCGGTGGCGAACGGCTGCCCACCGCGCCGGCGGCGAACCGCCGCCCACCCGACGGAAGAAGGCCACCGACCGATGGACCAGCAGCAACTACAGACGCTCCGACAGCTGTACGTGCGACAGCGCATCCGGTTGATGGTCAACCAGTACGAGGTCCGTGCCGTCGGCCCGGACGGCTCGCCCGGACCACTGCTCGCCTTCGCCCAGCAGAAGCGGCTGGCCTTCCGCGAACAGGTCACCCTCTACGCCGACGACCAGCGCCAGCAGCCCGTACTCGGGTTCAAGGCCCGGCAGGTGATCGACCTCGGGGCGACCTACGACGTGACGGACGCCGCCGGCCACCCGATCGGACTGTTCCGCAAGGACTTCGCCCGGTCGCTGCTGCGCTCCACCTGGCACCTGGAGCAGCCCGGCCTCGGCGTGGCGACCGGCGCGGAACGCAACATGGTCGTCGCCCTGCTCCGCCGGTTCAGTGACCTGCTCTCCTGGCTGCCGTACCACTTCGACTTCACCATCGACGGCCAGCCGGCCTTCTCCGTGGTGCGCAAGTGGGGCCTGCGGGACAACTACCAGGTCGACATTCACCACCCGCAACTGGACCGCCGCCTGGTGATTGCCATGGCCGTCGCGCTGGACGCCCTGCAGTCGCGGTGACCTGCCGATCCCGCCCCGGGGCGGCCGGTGATGCCATCCCGGCAGCCGGGCCGGGGCGGCCGCTGGCGTACCGGCTTCACTAAGATATCGATTTGTGATGGCCGGATGTGGGGAAGCAACCACCAGTCTGGACCGACGGCTGCGGCAGACCCGGGAGCACCACTTCGTCGGCCGGGCCGCCGAGCTCGCTCTGCTGCGGCAGGCGTTGGAGCGCGCCCCCGAGCCGCTCGGAGTGCTCTACCTGCACGGGCCGGGCGGCATCGGCAAGTCCACCCTGCTGCGGTACTTCGGTGACGAGGCGGCCGCCGCCGGGCGACGGGTGGTGCATGTGGACGGCCGGGCGGTCAGTCCGTCACCGGCCCGGTTCGAGCTCGCCGCCGGCGACGCGCTGGCCGACGACACGGCGGTGCTGCTGGTCGACTCCTTCGAGCACTGCCAGGGGCTGGAGGACTGGCTGCGGGACCGGTTCCTGCCCCGACTGCCGGAGTCCGTCCTGGTGGTGTTGGCCGGCCGGGGCGGTCCCGGGCCGCAGTGGCGGGCCGATCCGGCCTGGCGTGACCTGCTGAAAGTCATCCCGATGGGCAACCTGTCCCGGGAGCATGCCGTCGCGTTGCTCAACCGCCGGGGCGTACCGCCGGATCTGCATCCCTCGGTGTTGTCGTTCGCCGGCGGCCACCCGCTG is a window from the Solwaraspora sp. WMMD792 genome containing:
- a CDS encoding ABC transporter ATP-binding protein — protein: MWPIRQKASAATRPPTDSPDSGEALPELADADWMHHARAFAETSFWTVARRLPGILAEAVRLAWSVSPRDTVAAIGLNIVAGVMTTFGLLATSSVLRELFASGPTPDRIRAAAPALTVAALAVVARGGLTIAAGWAQARLAPQVTYRAELRLFEATTSVELAAFDDAGFAEEMDRARDRGTVEAASIVDDAVNLTTGVVGVAATAAAVTVIEPLLLPCLLLAAVPAAVTAIRIARREYLALLARITRRRRMWMLAHLMANRHTAAEIRTYQMRDFLLGEYHRTMTTETRAQLRLVRAQTGTRVVGGAFSGTATFVVYAVLGGLLLVGMIPLAAAATAMIALQAARANLNTAIHATNSLYEDALYYRDYREFLARADRQVPPAGGRRIGGYDEIELDGVSLSYPDTDRPAVDGVSLTLRRGEVIALVGENGSGKSTLAKLIAGLYRPSSGTIRWDGVDIDEIDPQRLAGQVAVVSQDWWRFPFTAGQNITIGRPGHDRSGSGQPDLDHAVGDRAVSDRSRPSMVDAATAATAHDMIESLPRGYQTLLDRNFREGHDLSGGQWQRLVAARGIYRDAPLLICDEPSAALDARAEHALFQQLKRRPDRTVVLITHRLANVRQADRIYVLRSGRLIEAGTHDELLAADGLYRELFELQASGYADTPVG